Below is a genomic region from Gadus macrocephalus chromosome 14, ASM3116895v1.
CCTTCGGCCCCTTCTCCGTTCACGAGGCCTCAGGTTCAGTCATCAGATGTAACCGTACCTCAGAGCACCGTGATAAACGGCTTCATCGTTTCACTTGACCTCTTGGCAGCAAGTGGCTCAGGAGTCAGAGCAGGTTGGCTgggaaccggaaggttgctagttcgatccccggctagtgtcgaggtgtccctgagcaaggcacctcgccctgactgctccagacgagctggctgtcgccttatgtggctgacaccgccgtcggtgtgtgaacgtgtgcatgaacgggtgcatgtgaggcagtattgtcaagcgctttgagtggccgctggttagaatagcgctgtataaatgcagtccatttacatttatccgacaagcaaacaaacaaacaggcgGGCCAGGGTCCGAGCGAGGGCTCCCTCACCCCAGGTCGGTGAGCGGCGGTTTGTCGCGGCCTCGCCGGTAGCAGAGGAAGATCTGCGGCGCCATGATGCCGCCGCTGTTCAGGTCGGCCGAGAGCCCCGTGGGCGTGGTCTCCACGCAGGCGAAGCCCGCCGGCACCTCCTCACCGAGGGAgcgcaccaccaccgccacgtcCGTGATGGGCGCCCGGGCCTTGGCCGTCTTGTGGCAGGCGTCGTCGAAGCGGAGCTCCTGCTCCAGCGGCGTGGACGAGTCGGTCAGACCGGCCACGACAAAGTAGTCGGCAACACGGGGGCCTTTGTCCTCCATCATCCTGTCCCATCACCGCCCGAcgcctggaggggagagaggagagaggagagggagaggagagggagaggagagggaagagaggggaaaggagagaggagagggggagggggaggaggggagggggagaggggaggagaggggagagggggaggggagaggaggggagggtcgaggaggggggttggagaggagaagggggaggagaggaggagaggaggagaggagaaaagttgaaagaaggagaggggagagggggagagggggataggaggagagggggagaggggggaggaggagaggaggatagggAGAGTGCTGCTCGTTAGAATATAACAGAACATAATACATTATCAAACTCACTTCTGTTAATCACATTTTGGGGCCATTTAGGTAACTGCCAGGAAAGTTGGCAATCATTGATAAAGGACTAGATGCCAGCCATCCTGCAAGGAGAGAATAATATGATAAGTAGGGTTGTTGGAGCTATTATATGGCATACATCTTTGATTCAAGAAGTCAAGAAACTTCTTTCAAAGGAAAGGTCACAAAGTAATGTTGTATATGAAGTCAGGGTAGGTAGAACACCCTGAGTCAATTCAGCCAAAGACGTCAACAATGTACGTGGACTTGACACCCACCGGAACCAAGCATTATTATGGTCTGTTGCTCCACTGGTATCAAAAGGGCAACAGCTTGACTAACCATGGAGTGATTTTCATACATGACAAACCAATCCACCAAACAGAGATCCCCTTCTCACTGTTGAGCGTGTGACAAATGAAACCTTCAACGATACGTAACTTTGTTTTAACACCAACGTTCTAACAAAAGCCCAAGCTTCCTTTGAGAGCCTCTGGCTTGGTTCCACGTAGAAAGAGCCAACTAGAAACGCATTCAGTACCCGACATCCGTCAGAGGAAACCACCATAAAGCCAGCAGAGTCCGAATGTAAAACAACCAAACGAACAATCCTTTGTAGCTCagcttattatattatataagcTGAGGTATAAGCTGAGATATTGACGAACACGTTTGTGGAAAacaaaactatatatataactTTATCGTCACAAATACAGTCTACACCACGCAGGTACACATTCATATCAAATACAAAGTTCATTGGGTGCGAGTTACATCACTCTAatgcaaaagagagagaagtCCGCAGTGCATTACTACAAGGGTCTTTGCTGTTGCGGCATGCAACAGCACACTCAGCAGCCTTGTTTCATTTACAGAACTTCTTAAAAACAGTCCTTAGCATTGTgttgcatcttatcctagctatctttggtgcatacagggaatgggtaaacctagtgatggttagtgcttggcttgtttctgtgaacatccttactgtgcaGTATGCAATATATCAGTTCTCTTTCTTCtggcaaatgtacttattgcaagtctctttggataaaagcgtccgctacatgccctgaatgtaaaggtAAATGTACAGAAGAAACGAGTCTGGGTGATGGGTGTTATGCAACCTACCTGCAGAGCACGTGGGGGAAACTGGAGGCATATGTGGAAACTGGAAGTTATAAATGGATCAGAACCATGCATGCCGTACCCTAGGGGGGCAGCCATGTGTAAGAACACACTTTGTATACAGAACGCCGTACCTTTCCTGGAAACGGGAAATCTTTAGCAATTTTGCAGACGGGGCGTGACGGGATTGGCTTACATTGGGAACCTCTACTTCCATTGCTTTGTGTTGTCTTTTGAGAGGGTGGTTTTATTGCAACCAGATTTTCTAATCTTAGGGTTTGTTGGTTTTATTCCGATATTATGTGACTTTTGCCCACAAGACCGGCTCTTGCGATTCCAAGCGCATGGCGTAAGAGGGTGTGGTCCGAGGGGACTAATTATGTGGGTGTATTAGCATGCTGAAATGACTTAGCTCTGGGATTGATGCAATGGATACCAATAAGCCACTGCAGGCTTTGTAACATAATATGCTTTCCTGGGTCCACCTATAACCAGAGCCAATTGTGTTATGCTAAGGGTTCGTTACCAATAGACTACTATTTACGTTAAGACAAATAACGCCCCACTGTCTAACGACTGTAGTGAACAGTAAAAATGCAAACAATTGGGTCTCCTGTTGTTGCTACCATTCACAATCGACCGGCTTCAATCATTGATATTGCATCAGGCCAGAATGGGGTATTCACCCATTTCAGTGTTAACTTTATGGGTTTTAACAAGACCATCATTGCCGGGTTAGCGAGCCAAGCATATACCCGATGGAGGTGGTGGGATTGATGGCGCCGCCTTTAGCTCCTGCTTCCAACTATTGACAGCTGCTGAGAAAACGCTGGTTCCAAGAGCATTTGAGCACTAGCATTCAGATTGTAAACACATGTAGCCACGCCGCTTTTTCTCACAGTGGGATCCAGAAAGACTCTGTCAAAAGTATTGCATCTGATGGCTGCACTTTATGGGCAAAGGGAGGTCCGCGTAGGTTTCTTTGGAGGAAGAGACACAGGCAAATGAGGGCTAGTGGCCGCAGCAAGTCTAAAGGCTATAGTGATTTACACCTAcatttagctgacgcttttatccaaagcgagatacaataagaacatttgtcagaagaaagaggaacacCAAAATGTTGAAGTTGGTACAGTAAAGATATATCATAGAAAGTGTCAAGCACTAATATGGTCTGGTAGGAAACAATATGATTAATAACGACATTAAAAGGAGTAAAGAAGTAATAACCAAACGATTATGGGAGCTGGAAATTATCAAGATTTCCCTTGTATCCAATACACACTTAACAAATTGTAGCCACAGATTCAAACCACATAATTTATACATTAAAATTTAAGTCATTTGACATAACGTCCCTTACCGAGGGAGCTCAGAGTTAGATTAATTCTAATTAAAGAGACAATATAATGTATCAAAAGAATGAAAGGCCCAATGGTAAGCTAAGCTTGCCAGGATAATAATCATACTTGCACGTCGCAACCAATTAAAAACCGCCAGCAAGAACAACATACTCAAATGTACACCTTAACGTACAGCCAAGTGGTGATTTCCTTCTCCGGAGGCAGGCATTTCTCACACCGGCTGCCAATTGAATAGCCACCTCAGCATTTCCGAGGCCTCGTTATCCATCTCATTACCCTTCCGAGTCCCCTTTGCCAGCTTGCGAGGTGGAGAACCCAGCTACAgtaaaacacagagacagagacagcccCTAGTACGGAGACCAAGGCGAAACAGTGGTTCCCCCACTTGAGTCTCTATCTGGTGTGTGGATGTCAAACAGAAACAAAGCCACAGCTGGCAACTGCTATCACAATCCATCCTTGTACAAAAGGATTTCCACACAAGACTCCCACGAGGGACAGAAAGTAGGCCTTGCTGCAAAGGCATTGTCCGACTCGAGAGCAGGTGTGTCCCTGGCTGCATGTATGCAGGTTTCTCTATGAATCATCAGTGGAACACCTGACAAAAATTGCCGACATTCTCGGCCATTTGGGGAAAAGTGCTGAAGAAATACACATTTACAAGTGGAATGTTTGTAAAACCCCAGAACAGACCCAAACAGTGTTTCACTGTGTTGTCCTAATAGGTATAGCACATAGATTTCACATTAAGGCCATGAGACTCGTTCAACGCACGTAAACAAACTCCGATACCAGTCGAATTTCAAATGGAACTGCAACGTCGCGACAGGAACACATTTAAGGATTCGCAGTCTCTGGGAAAGCGAGTCAGTGGAGGGCATTTCTGTGTTCCTGCGGCCCAAACACGGTGCCTCACGATGGGCCCAGGAATGCCACTCATCTCTGCCATGTCGTGGGCCGGCTAAAAATACAATGCAAACTAAATACTGACACCGGCGTGACACACATTACATAAAGCCTATAAATATAGGGCACCCTCCGCccacctccccctgtctccGCTCTGCCTCCTACTCGGGCGGTTCGCAGGAAGCCAGCGCCACTGGGTCACCACAGACACACCGGAGGTAGAGGGGGGAAGAGTTACAAGACATTCCCTGGATGGTTTTTTTCTGTGTCGTTTTGAATGCGCTCCAGGGCGCTTTTCTGGGAGAACCGGAATTTCAACACAGCGTTCACGAAAGGCTTTTGAATATTTACAAGAAAGAGAAAATGGGAGATTGAAATTGTCCTTCGTAAACTTTGAAAGATCTCCCTCATAGCCAACCTATGATTGTCATTATGTCCTTTATTGAAACAAAAAGTCTCATTGAGATGGAGATCTCCTTTTCAAGGGGGACCGgtgtacaaataaacacaagcaCAGGTTTGACCAGATAAGCACCACGGTCcatacatatgtatgtacaAAACCGTACAATTACGACCAATCAAATGTTAAAGGACGGCAAATGTGTTTCATGTCTGGCTATAAAACATTCAGCAGAGCATCACAGACGGATCATAACTGAATAGGAAATGACCGTATCTCATTGTAAGCAAAGCTGAGCTAATCCAAAATATCTCAGTTGCTGGCTGTCCTACTTCTCTGTGGCCGATTAAATGATAGAAGAGGGCTTGCCCGGTCTGCAGAACAACGCCCATGGAGGAGACACAACTGATTCAGGACCCTTTCCTGAACCCCGTCCCCTCCCTCATGCTTTTCTAAAAGGTCATCATAATTTTTTGCAGGATTCCAGCAGCAGTATTGTAAATATTTATGATTTTTGGTAAATTATTTACAACCCTGTCTTTTATGCTGCTACAAATGCTCTGAGCTCGAACTCGCCAGAGGTTTCACGGTCCATTTGCTCCGTCCAAAATAAGGAGGATGCTTAGCCATCGTTTTATGAATTGGCTGCGTGTGTAGTGGATCACAAAGCAAAGCAAAGCCCTTTTTATTGTCACCGTTTTTCAAGTCAAGTCTTGAATCGACTTCAATTGGATCAAGTAGTGTGTGCAGGAGAGTGTGTGAGAACAATCATTACACCATGGAAGCGGAGGCTGAGGGCGTGATGGGGGCTCAGAAAAAAAACTCTAACTCTTACCACATGAGAGGCCTGGAACCAGCACCTCCTAAACCCCACGACCCGGACGCCCCGGTCCTACCCAGTGCCCGTAGGAGGTCCGGCTCTAGAGAACCTGACCCTCCACCGAGTGGGTcttccgcacacacacaggttcgcCACGGACAACATGACCAGAGGTCAAGCTGCATGGGCAAACCTCACCCAGCTGTGTAAAGATCAATGGGTCCAAGGGTGCCGAGGGGAACCAATGAGGTTCCAGAGCACCgacagggggcgggggcggcggcggcggcggtgtcgCTGGCTCCAGATCAAAGGGGGTTTGCATCCAGCAGAGAGACAGCGGAGGCAGGCCGGACACGTGGAGCAGGTTTAGAGGAATGTGCTGAAGAACCCAAACACGAGCCAGGAGGACAGTCCGCCGGCCAGCCAAGCATCTGCTTCCAGTTAGACCCGAGGAGGGATGCATGGATCCCCTGGTTTGCTTTGGGTTTCTTTACACCGTTGAGTCACGTTGGGAGGGAACCAGGCCTCATTCCTTGGGAAATTAACTGTTTGTTTTCCATGGAGAACGAATGGGAGATCCCTGCACCCATTGACCTGGGTTAC
It encodes:
- the LOC132471685 gene encoding C-myc promoter-binding protein-like produces the protein MMEDKGPRVADYFVVAGLTDSSTPLEQELRFDDACHKTAKARAPITDVAVVVRSLGEEVPAGFACVETTPTGLSADLNSGGIMAPQIFLCYRRGRDKPPLTDLGVLYEWKERLKPGCHLIQTTPYGRPGQHQQHLVAAHLRHVPPRTDGQPHAALAVTDICIIVPAKGETPPHTFCRWTRTSTAACGDPLYICVTRNQSQRPT